The nucleotide window CGCGATCTTGCAGGCGTGGTACCCGGGACAGGCGGGCGCCCAAGCGATTGCGGAAATCATTGCCGGCCGGGTGAACCCGTCGGCCCGGCTGCCGATGACGTTCCCCATCGATCTTTCTCAGACGCCGCGGCCGATGTTACCCGGCCCGGCAGCGCCAGCGGGAGCACCGACCACGATTCACTATCTCGAGGGCGCCGACGTGGGCTACCGCTGGTTCGCCAAAATGGACCAGCCCCCGTTATTCGCCTTCGGGCACGGCTTGTCCTACACCAGCTTCGAATATCGCGAGCTGGTAGTCACCGGTGGTGACACCGTGAATGCCCGATTCACCGTTATCAACACTGGCGGACGCCGCGGCACCGATATCCCGCAGCTGTATATCCGCAGCGGTTCCGGTGGTCGATGGGTGCGCCTATTGGGATTCCAGCGGGTGGATTTAGAACCGGGCAGCTCAACCCGCGTCAGCATCGAAGCGGATCCGCGACTGCTTGCCAGCTACGACACCGACGCCCGGTGCTGGCGCATCACGGCGGGTGTATACACCGTGGCGGTAGGTGCCTCGGCGGCATCTCTGCCCCTGGTGGCCCAGGCTGAGCTGGCCGGTCGTGCGTTCGGGCGATGATCGACCGGCACCGAACGCACCACCGGCCGGGTTGATCTACTGGACGGGAACCAACGCATCGCCACAGGTGCAGCGGTAAGGCTCACCGGCTCCCGAGCAGTGACAGGGAACCTCGATACGAACGCGACACCCACAGCCTTCGTGGCCACAGGTCAACACGGTCCCGGCTTCATGGGTCGCCATCTGTTTCACCCTCATTCAGGTTGGGGGACTGTAGTCCCAGCGGTTGACTCCGGAACCTAGTCTATACCCCGTATGGGTACCAGGTAAACATTCGGGGCGGGTGCGGCAAACCCGCAAGTGATGTGCCTGCTACCGCGGCCTACGTCCCGTCCAGGCCGTCCAGTCCGGGGTTGCCGCTGCCGCCATCGACGCCGCCGGGTGGGGTACCGGTGCCGCCGTGGCCGCCGGCACCGCCCTTGCCGCCAGTACCGCTCGCCGCGCCGTCGCCGTCCCCGCCGGTCCCGCCCTCGCCGCCGTCACCGCCGGTGCCGCCATTGCCGCCGTTGCCGCTGCCAGACGCCCTTCCGCCGTACCCGCCGGTGCCGCCCAACCCGCCGGCCCCGCCGTTACCGCCGGCCTGGCCCGACAGCACGCCGTTACCGCCCTGACCGCCGCTCCCGCCGGTGCCGCCTTGGCCACCGGCTCCGGCGTTGCCGGTCCCGTTCGCGGTGCCACCGGTCCCGCCGAATCCGCCGGACCCGCCTGCGCCGCCGGCCTGCCCGGCAGGTCCGTCGGCACCGGCGCCACCCGGACCGCCTTGACCGCCCGGGCCGGCGTTAGCGCCGTAATAGCCGGTGCCGCCGGTACCGCCGAGCCCACCCTGCCCTCCGATGCCCGCGCCCCCGATGTTGCCTGCGTTGCCCGCGCCCGCGCCCGCTTGCCCGCCCCCGCCGCCGTTGCCACCGGCTCCGCCAATCCCGCCGGCCAGGCCATCGCCAGTGTTGGCGTCGATACCGCCGTAACCGCCCTTGCCGCCGTAACCGCCTTCACCGCCGGCGCCGCCGTTGCCGTTGCTCGCGCCGACACCGACCGTGCCGCCGACGCCTCCGGTGCCGCCCTTGCCGCCGTCGCCGCCCGCGTAGCCCGCCGTACCGTTGCCGGAACCGCCGTAGCCGCCGCTGCCACCCAAGCCGCCCTGGCCGCCGTTGCCCGCGGCGATGCCCCCGGGGCCCGGTTGACCGCCCGTGCCGCCGGTACCGCCGGTGCCGCCGTCGTAGCCGGACGTTCCGAAGCCGGTGTCGCCGTAGCCGCCAGGGCCGCCGACGCCACCGTCGCCGCCGTTGCCGCCGATACCGCCCGGACCCGGGTCACCGCCGGTACCGCCGGTGCCGCCGGTGCCGCCCACGGCGCCCGCCGATCCCCGGCCGGTGCCGCCATAGCCGCCGGTGCCGCCGACGCCGCCGGTGCCGCCATTACCGCCGACGCCCGGGTGCACGTTGGGTCCGGCGGTCCCCGGGTTGCCGCCGGTGCCCCCGGTGCCGCCAACGCCGCCCGCGAATCCGGTTTCCTGGTAATCGCCCGGGCCGCCATAGCCGCCGCCACCGCCGGTCCCGCCGGTGCCGCCATTGCCTGCGGTGCCGCCGGGGCCACTGTCGCCGCCGGTGCCGCCGGTGCCACCGGACCCGCCGGCGCCGCCAGCTTCCTCGAGCCGGCCGGCACCGCCGTAGCCGCCTTGACCGCCGCTGCCGCCGGTGCCGCCGGTGCCCCAATCGAATTGCACGCCGTCGCCGGAAATGCCGCCGGCACCGGCCTGGCCGCCGTTGCCCCCGGCACCGCCGGTGCCGCCGGTGCCGGTGACACTGTTGCCTCCGTAGCCGCCGTCTCCTCCGCCGCCGCCATAACCGCCGTAGCCGCCGTAGTGGCCGGAACCTTGGATGGCGTCGCCGCCGGCACCGCCTACCCCACCGGCGCCGCCGGCGCCGCCGGTAGCCGCGTTACCGCCGACGCCTTCGCCGTGGCCGGGCCAGCCGCCGGTCCCACCCATGCCGCCGTAGCCGCCGTCGCCGCCGTCACCGCCACCACTGCCGGCATCCGGCGTGCCGCTGCCGCCGGCGCCGCCCGCTCCGCCGGCGCCGCCCACTCCGCCGTTGCCATTGGTACCACCGCGCAGGCTGTTGCCGCCGGTGCCGCCGTTTCCGCCGGCGCCGCCATACCCGCCCATGTGACCGGTGTCGGCCTTGCCGTCGGCGCCGATACCGCCGGAACCTCCAGCACCCCCGGTGCCGCCAGAGCCGCCGGTGCCGCCAGAGCCGCCATGACCGGCCGGACCGCTGACCCCGCCGGTGCCGCCGTCACCGCCACGGCCGCCACTGCCGGCACCCCCGCCGTTGTCGGCGGTGCCGCTGGCGCCGTCACCACCGGCGCCTCCCAGGCCGCCGTCACCCCCGTTGCCGTTGGCTCCGCCGGCGCCACTGTTGCCGCCGGAGCCACCCTGACCGCCGGCCGCGCCGTTGGTGCCGCTGTCGCCGGTGCCGGCCGGCGCGTTGGCACCGGCCCCGCCGGTGCCGCCGGTGCCGCCCGCGCCGCCGTTGCCGTAGGCACCCACCGCTCCACCGAATCCGCCGGTGCCGGCGGCACCGCCCACACCGGCGTCGCCGCCGTCACCACCTTTGCCGCCCGCGCCCGGGTTGCTACCGGTATCGGCCGCACCCGTGCCGCCGGTGCCGCCGATCCCACCGCTACCCCCGCGTCCACCGCTGCCGTTGGTGCCAAGGGGCCCGGCGTGGCCTCCGGTCCCGGCGTCGCCGCCGAGACCACCCTGGCCGCCATCGCCCCCGGTGTCGCCACCCTGCTGGGCCGCCAAACCGTTGCCGCCAGCGCCGCCGGCTCCGCCGTCACCGCCGGTACCCGCATTGCCGAACAGTCCGGCGCTGCCACCGGTTCCGCCGTGACCACCGGTCCCGCCCGTGCCGCCCTGCTCGTTGGGCAAACCGGCGCCGCCACCGCCGCCGGCGCCACCGATCCCGCCGGCCCCACCATTGCCGAACCATCCGGCGCTGCCACCGGCGCCCCCGTCACCGCCCATGCCGCCGGCAGCGCCGACCCCGCCGGTAATCCCGATCCCGCCGGCCCCACCGGCGCCACCTGAGCCGAAGAGGAACCCGCCGTTGCCACCGGCACCACCCGTTCCGCCGGGGCCGCCGCGGCCGCCGATGCCGCCGTTGCCGATCAGGCCGGCCGACCCGCCAGCGCCGCCAACGACTCCCACGGTGGTGCTTGCCCCGCCGTTACCTCCGTTGCCGTACAGGATGCCACCGGGTCCGCCTGGCGTGCCCACCCCATTGACGGTCATTCCGTTGGCGCCGTTACCGATCAGCGGGCGACCCAGCAACGCCTGAGTCGGGGTGTTGACCAGACCCAGCAGACCCTGCGCCGCGTTGCCGGCTTCGGCGGAAGCATACGAAATCGCGCCGGCCCGTAGGTTCTTCACGAACTCGTCGTGGAATGCCGCGGCCTGCCGGGCCAACCCCTGATACTCCTGGGCGTGCCGGGAAAACAACGCCGCGATTGCCTTCGATACCTCGTCGCCGGCCGCGCTGGCCACGAGCGTCGTCGCGCCGGCCGCCGCGGCGTTCCCATTGGACACCGTCGTCTCGATGAACTGCAGATCGATGGCTACCGAGGCCATGGTCTCCGGTGAGACAAGCACGTATGTCATCGGGCACCTCGCTGCACTCACGACGAACATCGCCCGGTTTGGGCCGAGCGGAGCATTGCATGATGCTAGCTGCCGCGGCTGGACGGTTACTGAGAATCACCGGGTTCGCCACGTGCCGGACTGGTGCGCCGGATTCGGCTGGCCGCTGGCGAAAAAGCGCTGTTGCCATTGGGCATTCAGCAATGCGATGCAACGACCCATCCGCGGATTCGAACCGCACCCGGCGACCGGTTGCCCAGGGCCGAATGCGGTCCGGCTAACCGCAGACCGCGCCAGTCGCGGCCGAGCCGACCAACTTGACGTACTTGGCCAGCACCCCGGTCTTGTACCGCGGCGGCGGGGGAGTGAAATCCGTCTGCCGATTTGCGAATTCAGTTGGGTCGGTGAGCACCTCGAGGGTGCCATTTGCCACGTCCAGCCGGATCCGGTCGCCATCGCGCAGGAACGCGATCGGTCCGGCATCGACGGCCTCCGGCGCAATGTGTCCCAC belongs to Mycobacterium basiliense and includes:
- the mymT gene encoding copper-binding metallothionein MymT, which codes for MRVKQMATHEAGTVLTCGHEGCGCRVRIEVPCHCSGAGEPYRCTCGDALVPVQ
- a CDS encoding PE family protein, whose translation is MTYVLVSPETMASVAIDLQFIETTVSNGNAAAAGATTLVASAAGDEVSKAIAALFSRHAQEYQGLARQAAAFHDEFVKNLRAGAISYASAEAGNAAQGLLGLVNTPTQALLGRPLIGNGANGMTVNGVGTPGGPGGILYGNGGNGGASTTVGVVGGAGGSAGLIGNGGIGGRGGPGGTGGAGGNGGFLFGSGGAGGAGGIGITGGVGAAGGMGGDGGAGGSAGWFGNGGAGGIGGAGGGGGAGLPNEQGGTGGTGGHGGTGGSAGLFGNAGTGGDGGAGGAGGNGLAAQQGGDTGGDGGQGGLGGDAGTGGHAGPLGTNGSGGRGGSGGIGGTGGTGAADTGSNPGAGGKGGDGGDAGVGGAAGTGGFGGAVGAYGNGGAGGTGGTGGAGANAPAGTGDSGTNGAAGGQGGSGGNSGAGGANGNGGDGGLGGAGGDGASGTADNGGGAGSGGRGGDGGTGGVSGPAGHGGSGGTGGSGGTGGAGGSGGIGADGKADTGHMGGYGGAGGNGGTGGNSLRGGTNGNGGVGGAGGAGGAGGSGTPDAGSGGGDGGDGGYGGMGGTGGWPGHGEGVGGNAATGGAGGAGGVGGAGGDAIQGSGHYGGYGGYGGGGGDGGYGGNSVTGTGGTGGAGGNGGQAGAGGISGDGVQFDWGTGGTGGSGGQGGYGGAGRLEEAGGAGGSGGTGGTGGDSGPGGTAGNGGTGGTGGGGGYGGPGDYQETGFAGGVGGTGGTGGNPGTAGPNVHPGVGGNGGTGGVGGTGGYGGTGRGSAGAVGGTGGTGGTGGDPGPGGIGGNGGDGGVGGPGGYGDTGFGTSGYDGGTGGTGGTGGQPGPGGIAAGNGGQGGLGGSGGYGGSGNGTAGYAGGDGGKGGTGGVGGTVGVGASNGNGGAGGEGGYGGKGGYGGIDANTGDGLAGGIGGAGGNGGGGGQAGAGAGNAGNIGGAGIGGQGGLGGTGGTGYYGANAGPGGQGGPGGAGADGPAGQAGGAGGSGGFGGTGGTANGTGNAGAGGQGGTGGSGGQGGNGVLSGQAGGNGGAGGLGGTGGYGGRASGSGNGGNGGTGGDGGEGGTGGDGDGAASGTGGKGGAGGHGGTGTPPGGVDGGSGNPGLDGLDGT